From the genome of Solanum lycopersicum chromosome 7, SLM_r2.1:
ACGATTGTGTGGCTATAAAAGCTTGTCATCAtcaacaacatacctagtgtaaTCCTACAAGTGGGGCCTGGGAAGCATAGTGAGCACATAGACCTTACCCCCACCTTAAAAAGGTTGAAGGGTTGTTTTTGATAGACCCTCGGCTTAAAACAGACAGCAAcaagaaaatacaataattaaggTTAAAGAACCAACCAATAGAAATAGAAATCTAAGGATACGAATATACAAGTCTAATACTAATACTCCAATAATGGGAAAGCAAAGCACTCGAAtacctactaaccttctatCATAATCTTTGATCTCCACACCCTCCTATGAAGGATCACATCCTCAGCTATAAAAGCTTATCATCAAGGTAAAAGGGGAAGTTCAAGTTAAATTGTTTCCAAATTTAGAAATATTGTGATATTTTTGGGAGGGCTTGTAAAAGAAATACTATCATTCTTTTTGGAAAAGAGGAAGTAGATTGTATGCATATCATAATCACAACATAAGTATCTTGATATGATACACAGTCGATATATGAGACAGGTATTAAAGGAAATTAAAACATGGACGTAGAGGCAAGAAAAGTAGGTGAGTCAAAATTATAATCTTTTCTTCTTTCCAAGTATTTCCTGCTTTTTTCCTTTGGTGTTTCTTAAGAACTGTATTTAATCAAACCATGtttacaaaatttcaaaatttccgCTATATAGCTGAAACTCCTATCCATTCTCTTCaggaacaaaagaaaatagaatggAAACATAAATCAAAAGGTAAAAGATACTAGAAAAAATTTACACCTAGAATAGTTAAAAGAAATTCTAGATTAGTTTGCTCATCAAGGACAGAATCACTGGCCTTTCAGTGTATACACAGCAACAGATGCCTGAAGTTCTCGATCCACCTTGAAGTGAGCATGGAAGAACCGTTTTATCTGTCAATCACAGGGACATACTTGAATGAGCACATTGCACTCCATTTTtccacacacacaaaaaaagagagaaaatacaTTGTTATAGAAATGGATCAAGACGAAAGAAAGCAACCAACCTCTTCGAAATTATGCAAAGCTAGAAAGTCATTCAGTAGTTTTTCCTGAAAGTCAAAGAGCACAATGTGACTAGGTATAGACCAGTTCTTAGCAAATTCTGTTGCAAAACCAGCTGGATCCACCAGAAACTGATCAGACTCGTCTAGAGCTCCTTTCACGTCACTGTATAAATGAATAAACGAAGGTTCATTTCTGTTGAAACGAAAGAAAAACAGTACCGCCAGAGACGGTTAGACATTCACAGTACATTGGCAGATATAGTACATACCTTGGTGTGCAATCTAAGAAACGCATAGGAAGGTTACGGTGAAGAGTTGAGTAGTAAGGTGTGGCATGGCACGGTGTAAAGAATAGGACACTTTTCACTTTCCCACTGTTCGCCTCTACGGAGAGGTAGTTCATTACATCCTCTGTCCCTCTCTGTAGACAGAGGTTACAGATAGGATAATAAGTTCCACAGAAATTTAAAGTTTTGATGCTATAACAAgagcaaaagaaaaaggaaagagaaCTAGGCATCgagattttgcaagaaaataTTGCTTTTGCAGAAGGTGAGAAGAAAGTCAGATGTCGAGATACCTGATGAACCATACTCATGTAAAATGCCATCGGAATATTACTAACTGCTAGGAACAGAACGGCCAGTTGCAATTTTCCTGAGCACCTATCATGGCTGCTTGGAGATCTTTTAGCACGGCCGGTAGACTTATCAGGCCCTCCAATTGTTGCCAACCAGTACCCAGAGAACATTAAAGCTATTGGAAGCACAGGGAGGACAAACCTGTTTTTCGGACAGTTTAGAGAACATCAATCAACTATTCATTCAACTACACGTCTGACATGGAAATTATTACAGAACATAAAGCTTAAAGACTATTATCATCTTTAAAGGGAAGCCTTGGCGCAACTAATAACATTGCTGTCATGTAATCAAGAGGCTATGGAGACAACCTCTTGCAGAAATGCAGGAAAGCGCCATACAATAGACCCTTGTGGTCCGGCCCTTCCCCGGACCCGCGCATAGAGGGAGCTTAGTGCACTGGGTTGCCTTTCTTTAATAATCATCTTTGACAGAAAGACATTAATAATCTGAACAAGTACCTGAACTCTTTGTGACCCAACAAGCTATAAATTGCCAAACACCAAGCAATTAGACCAGATAGTTTCCACTGCTTAGATTTGAAAATGCCAGCAAGTGAAAACGGCAAGAATGTGAAGACCATAACTGTAAAACCCTGAGTGAAGTACCAATGCCACACATGAGTTCCATAATAGTCTCCACCAGCAGAGAGAAAATTGAACTTCAGAAAGTTCAAAGGCACGAGGACCCAAGTGCCATACATCCAGCGATCCACCAGAAATGTAAGTCCCAGAATTAATGTCCTGACTCCAAGTGTTAGAAGAGGAAAGAGGTTTTGTGAGTATgtaatttttatagtttgaagaAGAATAGATCAACTGAAAACACAAATAGGAGTTCTATGAGTTCTCCCAAATCAGAAAAATTCATAGATGAGAGCAAAGCGCTGAAGACAATGTGTGGGTTTACAGGTGTTCCTTTTCTACATTCATGTCTACATCATCTCTTTCAAAACAAGAGAAACCATGAAAGTTTCAAGTACGATAGGATACAGATGTGGAAGtcggaaaaaaacaaaaaagaaaatgaataagCCTTTTCCAATTAGCTTGGATAAGTTTCAAGGGATAGTGAAACTTCACTTGAAATTGAATGGATACAAATTTATATCACCAAATCCTTAATATCCAGTTTACTCTTATATAGAAGGGATTCAGCTAGCAATGGTATATGACCTTAGATCCTGTTATGGCGTTCGGTTAGACCCTCAGCTTACCAAGTTAATAAAATGCAATTCATATCTTAACAATAGCATGACGTAGTCGTGAGAAGTAATGATACTTACCCAATAGGAATCACCTCAAGAAGAACAAATTTCAGTTTATCACGTGTCAGGCACAGCTCTAGGAGGCCAATATAGATCCATGTAATGGCACTTGTAGGTCGGATTGCACATGCTAATGCAGCTGTAGCTAAGCCCCATTTTCTAGAGCCCCGAGAAATTTTACTAGCAGATGGTCTAATGCAAGGCCAGTAGTATAGGCTCACAACAGTAAGAACAGTCTCCAGACTATTGGATAAAGTACGTGTGATACAGAAAAACATGAACCAGTTTGTCAACTGGGCAAAAAGCTGCAGATAGATCAAGTACTTCAGCATCAATGATATTGGAGTGAAACATCAGCAATTAAATGTACAGACACTAAAAGGAGCAGGACCACTTGTGGATCTTCAagtaacaaaaagaaaataacaaaaaggcAGGATCAAGAAAGTGGTATGTGTTACAAAGGAAAAGGATACCGTAAATTTTGCAACACTGTCACCAAATATCTCTTGAGAGAGCCTAAACAAATACAAGTCCCCAAAAGCTGAAAATATTGACTGCAGCAGTCGTGGAGTCCTTATCTGGGAAGAATGGAGACTTTGTTAAGCACCATGGGAAAGAACATCTAATGTGTACGCgtataatagaaaatattaataacgaaactaaacatgcaaaaatGCAAacagacaaaagaaaaaatctcCATCAAAAAGATGCATATACCAAATCGTACTTTTAGTTGCACTGTTATGCATTTGAAGTACATCAAATGGATAGTTCGGTAATAGAGATAAGATGTCTACAATGTGTACTCCAAAGTATAGCCAAGGAAATTACAGGTAAATGTCTGGTAAAATTGGTACTCCCTACTTCACACATATTAAGAGCCCGAAGAAGTGTCTAAGGATATCTTCACCGTAGTACGATAACTGAAGTATtgaataatgtatgaaaaatgtatCTTTCTTAAGAAATTACACTAAAACTGTGGATAATCCAAAACAGGAAGTACAATAATCAGACTTGAAAGGAGGAGTAATATCAATAACCAATATCATCATCTCCTTTCACTTCCTAAAATTTCTAGTTTCATAAAGCCTATTAGATTCACATATGCTTCTGCATTCCCAAACACCTAAAATATGTGAGAACATCtgcacaattttcttttatgaaattcACTCACGAAACGAGCTGATAAACTAAGGACAGAGGAGAACTATTAGAATTAGCCGTTTCCTTTAAATGAGctagaacaaaaataaagaaagatacATTAAGGTTCTATGTTGCTCAGACGCTCCAAAAATAATGCCGCACTCATGTTAGATCCTCCAAAATGCACTTACTTTGAAGGATCTGACACACACCTGGTAGCATCTTTGAATCATCAAAACAAGCAACATATCCATTTACATTGTCACATTATGAGACAACATAAAAATACAATGAAGTTCAATTCTTGCAGAATTACACGATCAAGTATCAATATTTCCATATTCAATTCACATTAATCAACCCAAACAAAgctgaaaaaaatcaaaaaaacaaacaaactcatAATTACCATGAACCAAGGTTTGTCAAGATGAAAAAAGGCAAGAACTTTATACAATCCAGCAAATATCACTGGATGAAGATAACTCCTTATACCCTTTTCCCATTCCCACGTCAAATGTCCATATCTGCCAACCAAAACAAAACCCCAAATCagtaatcaaaaaaattaacaaaaaaaacccAAGAATTTAGAAAAAACACAAACCCAAATGAGATTCGATGAGCAACTTCAAGAGCTTGCCAATGTTCATCTGGATTGAAATATGTTTGGACCAAAAAAGCATTAACAAATCTAACGAccaaacacaagaaaaaaacttttttcaataaagggTGTGTGAATTTGTTGTTTTTGGAAGATTTGGGTATGTTGGTTTTGCTATCAGTAGATGAAACATCAAGATTCTTCCTTTGTCTCATGGTGGAAAAAAATGGAGGATTTGATTtgagttttcaagatttagaaatttttttaaaagaggagggacatataattttcaatatttagatTAGTTTATAactaaacaatttaaattaaaaaaaaaagaattagaaaacattataaatttaataacataaaatcatatttgataaaagaaaatgaaacattTAATGTTTGTTAAATGAAATGATGGCGAGATGGTTTGTAGTGATAGTTGTGATGACGAAGGTGGTTGGTGTTGTAGTGACtgatatgatgatgatagtGATTGTGATGGTAAACTTCGTTGATATTAGTAACTAGCGATGTTGATGGTGATGGGTAATGGCTAAAGCGATGTTGATGGGTAATGGCTAAAGAATGTGtagtaatgaaaaatatattagttataGTACTAGTTACGAGGATGGAGGTGATTAGTAGTA
Proteins encoded in this window:
- the LOC101250230 gene encoding mannosyltransferase APTG1, whose protein sequence is MRQRKNLDVSSTDSKTNIPKSSKNNKFTHPLLKKVFFLCLVVRFVNAFLVQTYFNPDEHWQALEVAHRISFGYGHLTWEWEKGIRSYLHPVIFAGLYKVLAFFHLDKPWFMIRTPRLLQSIFSAFGDLYLFRLSQEIFGDSVAKFTLFAQLTNWFMFFCITRTLSNSLETVLTVVSLYYWPCIRPSASKISRGSRKWGLATAALACAIRPTSAITWIYIGLLELCLTRDKLKFVLLEVIPIGTLILGLTFLVDRWMYGTWVLVPLNFLKFNFLSAGGDYYGTHVWHWYFTQGFTVMVFTFLPFSLAGIFKSKQWKLSGLIAWCLAIYSLLGHKEFRFVLPVLPIALMFSGYWLATIGGPDKSTGRAKRSPSSHDRCSGKLQLAVLFLAVSNIPMAFYMSMVHQRGTEDVMNYLSVEANSGKVKSVLFFTPCHATPYYSTLHRNLPMRFLDCTPSDVKGALDESDQFLVDPAGFATEFAKNWSIPSHIVLFDFQEKLLNDFLALHNFEEIKRFFHAHFKVDRELQASVAVYTLKGQ